From Vicinamibacterales bacterium:
GGAGGAGGTCGTGTCGATGGTGGCCGCGGCCGTCGAACAGGTAGAGCCGGGTCAACTTATCCGAGGTCGGGGCTGGCACCAGGAGAAATGGGACCCGCTGCCGGAGCCGAATATCGAAGGCTTTCCCTTTCACGACCGTCTGAGTGAAGTTTCACCTGACAATCCGGTGTTGCTGACCCACGCCAGTGGGCACGCAACGTTTGCGAACGCTCGGGCGATGGAGATGTCAGGCATCACGCGTAACACGCCGAACCCCGACGGTGGCGAAATTCTTCGGGATTCCCGCAATAATCCGATTGGTGTATTTCGAGAAACAGCATCCCGCCTGCTGAGTGCCGCCTCAGCTGATGCGACTCCACCGGACCCCCGTCGACAAGTCGAACTGGCTGTGGCGGAGGCCCTATCCAAGGGCGTGACCAGTTTCCAGGATGCGGGCTCGTCGTTTGAGACTGTCGATCTGTTGAAGAGCATGGTGGATGACGGAAGCTTGGGGATTCGACTTTGGGTAATGCTCAGGGAATCGAACGAGGCTTTGGCCGCGCGAGGCGCCGACTATCGGATGGTTGGCTATGGCGATAACCATTTGACAGTACGGGCGATTAAGCGCTCTATCGATGGAGCACTGGGCTCCCGCGGTGCCTGGCTTCTGGAACCGTACAGTGACTCGCCGGAGAGTACTGGATTAAACACGACGACACCGGAGTCGATTAGCAACACAGCTGCTTGGGCGATTGCTAATGATTTTCAGCTGTGCGTCCACGCGATTGGGGATCGCGCTAATCGAGAGACGCTCGATATTTTTCAGCGTGTGTTTGAGGCGAATCCGGATAAAAGCGACCTCCGCTGGCGGGACGAGCACACCCAGCATCTGCATCCTGATGACATTCCACGCTTTGCAGAACTCGGTGTGATCGCATCGATGCAGGGGGTGCATTGCACGTCTGATGCGCCCTACGTGGTGGCACGCCTTGGTGAGCAGCGTGCCGAGCAGGGTGCTTATGTCTGGAAAACGCTGCTAGAAACAGGGGCGGTGGTTTCCAATGGTACCGACGCACCAGTCGAGGACGTTAGTCCACTCGCTAGCTATTACGCAACGGTATCGCGCAAGCTAGCCGATGGGTCCGTGTTCTACCCCGACCAGCGACTCAGTCGGTTGGAAGCACTCCAGACCTATACCATCAATGCGGCGTTCGCAGCGTTTGAAGAGGATATTAAGGGCTCGTTGAGCGTTGGGAAGCTTGCGGATATCACCGTACTGTCGAAGGATGTCATGACGATTTCAGAAGACGAGATTCCGTCAACCGAGGTGTTGTACACGATCGTAGGTGGCAAGGTGATGTACTCGCAAAGCAACTAATGGATTGAATGGTGGAAATGGCGGCAAATGGTCGGTCAGCGTCGTGGTGGCCGGATGTTGAAACCGGTGTCGACGCCGAAGCGCCGGTAGTTGGAGTAGGTCGCCTCACACCGAATCGTCATCTTGGAACTCGCGAAAAACTGTCGTTGAGACGGGATTTCAGCCGACACGGTGGCCCCCCGGATCGTTGACTGGCCGGGTTGAACTTTTACGTCCACGCTGTAGTGTTCTGTCATCGTTGCCGGTACTAGCATGCCCATCGACTCATTGTGTTGGTAGCGCACGCGCATCTCGATCGTGAGTCCAATTGCGTCGTCCTCCACCAGAAAATCAGTCTGCAAGACACGCCCGGTGGCCGGTTCAATCCAGAACGCACCATGTGAGAGGAGACCCTGCTTCTGAGCATCCTGAATCAACGCGGGCGAGTCGACGGCCTGAAATGCTATGACCCAGGTCTTGAGATCACCCAAAAGCTCCTCCTGGGTCTTTTCCAGGACCAACCGTGACCTTTCTCGGTTGGTAAGTAGTTGCAAGGCCATCGTTGGCACATTCAGATCCCGGCGAATGAAACCGATATTGAAACGCGCGCTCTCAGTTCGAAGCTTGAGTTCGAGCGCCGCAGGGACATCTGGTGTTTCCTGGAACAGATCCGCGAGGCGTTGTTCGCGGTCTTCGACTGGCTTCCCGTCCACCTCGATAACATCGCGAAACACGAGCCAACGCTCGTCATCGGGAGGACTAAACACGAGGAGTTCTGAGTCCATCCGTCTCGTCCGCCCGGGATCGACTGCTTGCGTATACTCTTCGTCGGCGATGATGTTGCCCAAATCCTGCTGATAGATTGACACGTAGTCAGCAGCACGAGCGAGCACGGTCTCGAGAGAAGGTGTCTGAGCTCGAACCGGTTCCCGGTCGGCCAGCACCGCAAGAAGGGTCAGAGCCAACACTACTAGGCGAGCAAACGACACTGGCATAACTGTTCCCGCGCAAAATCGTATCGGAATTCGCTACACGGTGAGGTGTCTAAACGCCCACATTGAATTACCGACTCCCCGCACACCACAAAATAATGCTGCGGGTATTTGGAAGGGCAGGCCGTAGGTGGCAGCATAAAGTGGGGCCTTGATGGATACATACCTGCCTTGTCCTAGATAATAATCATACTTTGTAATGCGTTGCCGCTGGTTGCGTTCCATAGTAAACCCATGGGACGCTTGTAGTGAAAGTGAAGAAGTAGTAATACGAAATCGATTCAAATGTCAGTAACCCCACGCCTTCGTTTCGCACCCTCACCGACAGGTTTCCTACACATCGGCGGTGCCAGGACGGCACTGTTCAACTGGCTCTACGCACGCCGTCACGGAGGTGTTTTTATCCTCCGAATCGAGGATACCGACAGCCGTCGTTCCTCAGAGGACCTAGTGGCTGGTATCCTCGGCGGATTGCGCTGGCTAGGGATCGATTGGGATGAAGGCCCTGGCGTGAACGGTCCGCATGGTCCCTATTTTCAATCGGCCCGCCTAGAGAACTACCGTGTGGCCGTTGACCACCTCGTGGCCAGCGGCCACGCATACCGTTGTTTTTGCCAACCCGAGGAACTACAGGCGCGTCGGGCAGTTGCGCAGGCCGAGCACGCAGGTTGGATGTACGACCGTACATGCCTTCACCGCAGCGACAAGGCACTGGCGCAGCTAAAGAGCACTGGTGTCCCGCATGCGATTCGGTTCAAAGTGCCTAAGGGACGCACTCGATTCGACGATGTTGTTCGTGGTTCGATCGAGGTCAACAACGCGACCATCGACGATTTTGTCCTCCTACGCTCGGACGGTCACCCCACCTATCACCTGTCGGTTGTCGTTGATGATGTGGACATGGCGATAACTCACGTCGTGCGTGGTGACGACCACACCTCGAACACTCCCAAGCACGTATTACTCTTCAGAGCACTGAACGCGAAACTACCTCAGTTTGCTCACGTGCCACTTATTTTCGGAGCTGACAAGAAACGATTGAGTAAGCGGCACGGTGCAACCTCGGTCGCTGAATTTCAACAGTTGGGCTATCTGCCAGACGCTTTGGTGAACTTCTTAGCCTTACTCGGTTGGTCACCGGGTGAGGACCAAGAGATGTTAACGCGCGACGCACTGGTGCAGGCATTTACACTGGAAGGAGTCAGCGGCGGCAATGCTGTCTTCGATCAAAAGAAGCTCGACTGGTTTAACAGCCGGCACATCGAATTACTCCCGGCGGACGAGATCATCGACAAGATCCAGCCGCTCCTCGAGGAATCGAGACTATGGCGTGAGGAGTACGCCAGCGTAGGGGACTCACGCACGAGGCTCGCCAGCATTATCAATCTACTAAAATCACGTGCCACAGTTCTTCCCGACTTTGTTGAGTACGGCCGACCGTTCCTAGTTGACGAAGTGACATACGAGCCAGAGGCTGTGAAAAAGCGGTTATCAGTAGTTGGCCTAGCCGATCACGTTGCTGCTCTTCGCGAGGCGTATGCTGCGCTTGAGGAAGACCGATTCGACTCCAGTTCCTTGGAGCGTGTACTTCGGGGCATCGCCGACAGCAGAAGCATAAAGGCTGGTGTCCTAATCCACGCCACCCGAGTTGCCATGACCGGGACTACCGTCAGCCCTAGCCTCTTTGAGATGGTTGAACTCATGGGTCGGGCTAAGACGATCGGTCGGCTAAAAGCACTTGAGCAGTTTCTTGCCGAGCAGCCACCGCTCGACTCACTGTCGTGACCGAGCCGCTCATTACCCCAAACGACTACCGGCGGGCCTGTCGTTATTTGACAGCTCGCGACCCCGTCATCGCGGCGATCATCCGTCGGCAGGGACCATGCGGAATGGGACGCTTCAAGCGGACCGACCCCTATTTAGCCCTGGTGGAAGCTATTGTCTGGCAGCAACTGTCGGTTAAGGCTGCAAAGACGATTTATACGCGTCTCTTGGCTAAGTTTCCTGCTGACGGTGGTCTCACTGCGGCCGCGCTTGGTAAGACCCGCCGCGCTCGGCTCCGTCACGCCGGGTTAAGTTGGGCGAAGGTGGATTATCTGAAAGACCTGTCCGAGAAGGTCAACCGAGGCACCCTTGACTTGGCCGCGCTTGAAACCGAGTCTGACGACCAGGTCATTTCGGTGCTGACATCGGTGAAAGGGATTGGTCGCTGGTCGGCCGATATGTTTCTGATGTTCCGACTCGGCCGGCCCGACGTGTTTCCTGTCGGAGATTTGGGGATCGTTAAGGCAATGCAGAAGGCCTACCGGATGCGTAAACCACCCACTCCTCAACGTATGTTCAAGATCGCCGAACCTTGGCGACCTTACCGCTCGGTGGCATCTTGGTATCTCTGGGAGAGCGTCGAGAATGCGCCGTTGGACGGGTGATGACTGAACTAGGCCACGGAGACTTAACGTTCCCCGCGGGCCAGTTCATCATTGATCACTGTTTCGAAGGTTTCGAACGGTAGGGCGCCAGAGATCATCCGACCGTTGATGAAGAGCGTTGGCGTAGACGTCACACCGTAGCTTTCCGCCTCCGCGATGTCCTGACGCACCAAGTCTGCTGTCTCACCAGAATCCAAACACGCATCGAACGCCAACTGGTCGAGGTCTAACTCTCCGGCGTATCGCTTCAGGTCCGGAATCGCCAGTGCCCGTTGGTTCACGAACAGCTTATCGTGGTACTCCCAGAACCGCTCTTGGGCATGCGCGCACTGAGCCGCCTCGGCCGCTTTGAAGGCTTGGGGGTGGGTGCTTAGGGGCAGGTCCTTAAAGACGAAGCGCACTCGATCACCGTATACCTCGGTGATTCTTTCGAGGGTCGGACCGACCCTCCCACAAAACGGTCACTGAAAGTCGGAGAATTCGATGATCTCCACGATGGCGCCCGACGTACCCTTGATTGGGTCGGTCGGCGCGCGTGCAATGGCCATCCGCGGTGGCTCAAGGAGCCGTTCAACTCGCACATCCAGACTATCTGACAGCTCAGCGATCAGCGTGGCACGTGCTTCTACAGACTGCTGCTGCTGCAAGAAGTTGTTGATCGGCCTACGCAATTGTTCAAGCGTACGCCCCTGGGTCTGTTGTTCCCCGAGGCTACTGTAAAACCGCTCAACGTCAGTATCTGTAATCGGTGTCACTCGGGCCGACATTTCCTGTCGTAGAAGCGTCTCTGGGGTGAGACCTCGATTAGCGGCTTCGATCTCGAGGATCTGATTACCCACAACCATGTCAAGATAAAGGACCAACGCATCGTAGCGTGACTGCGAGACCTGCATGAACGACCCGGCGTCGATCTCACGCCAGTGTTCCTCGACCTCGCCGAGCGTAATCTCACGATCACCCACACGCGCGACGACCTCATCCGATAAACCGAACTGTTGCTTAGAAAGAAGAGCCCCCACGCCCACGACGAGGAGTAGCACGCACGACCAGAGCACACCGCGCTTCAGGCCCATCCCGGAAGACTGACCCCCAGTTGGAACATTCGACGGTAGTTGCTCACTATCAGCCATATCGTATAAGACGCGCCCTGCACCCTTCTGGCTTGGTAGCGTCATGCCAGCATACCGGCCGCCGAACAGATTCGCAAATGCGGTGAGTATAAATCGTACAGGGACGATCCCCGCTCTTGTAGGGTAGCTTCACGCTATTTATAATTGGGGTTTCTGAGTCCCACCGCGGCCGATACTGGGAGGTCGTTCAATGGTAGGACACGCGGCTCTGGACCGTGGAATCGGGGTTCGAATCCCTGCCTCCCAGCCAACTTCTCGCCCTGCGAGTTTGTGATCCCTTTCCAGCGCTCCGGGCATCAGGCAGAAAGTTCGATACGTACCCCGAAGGCCAGCACGCTCTCGGGAGGCATGCCGGTCATAAATCGAAAAACTCTCTAAAAGAAGCGAAGCGAATAGGACACTTTCACCCCGCGCCCGATTTCTGGCGCGAGGTCTTTGATGAATGATGTGTGGAGCCGATAACTTTCGTTTGTCAGGTTGTACCCCGAGACGGCCAGAATGTGGGCCATGTGCTGCATGGGCCATACATACGAGGCTTTAATGTTTAGAAGAGAATAACCATTAGTAGGAGTTTCATGGCGATCCACCTTGTTTTGTTTGGCAGATACGATCCACCCGGGTGTAACCGTCAATCCTCGATAGGGGAAATTGAAACTCAACTGCGCACGGAGTGGAGGAATCCGAGGGAGTGCTTGCTGTGTCGTAGTCAATTCTGCATTTACAAGTCCGATGCCCAAATTTGCCCAAACGGAGGTGCCGAGTCGAGCGCTCGCCTTGGCATCGAATCCGACAAACCGCGCGTCACCTTGAAGAAAATTAGCAACACGCAACTTGTTCTTGATTTGGTTGGTTTGGGACGGGAACACAAAGTTGTCGATGTCGTAGATATAGAAGTTGAAATCGCCACGAAGTCGGGTTGCCTGGTGCCGAAGGCTCACATCGAGTCCTAGGGTGGATTCAGTGTCCAGGTTGGGATTGCCAACCTCGAAGGTGAGGTTGCCAACGTGCGGACCAAAATTGTAGAGCTCCTCTAGCGCCGGGGCTCGGTATGAACGGGTCAGGTTGACGACGAAGGCACCGGTTTCGCCAAGGTCAGTCTGGAAACCCACTGAACCTGACGCGGTGGTGAAGTCACGGTTACGCACGGCCGGTGCCTCAAGGTGGTCGTCGTCATGGTCGTCGTGGCTGGCCTGACGCGCCGCAACCGAGTAGGCGTTGCGTTCGATACGCCCGCCAAGTTGAAAGCGGTATCGACCAAAACTTAACTCCTCATAAGCAAAGGCGGCGAGCGACACTTGATCGGTCGCAGGCGCCAGCGCTTCCTCTCCCTTGGCAACGTAATCACGAAATTGAGCCCAGACGCCGAACTTCCCCGCGACTCTATTGGTCTGTCGTTGATCCATTTCTATCCGCGCGATATAGCTCCGATTGTTGAACGTTGTCCCAATGGTTTCAACGCCCTTATGGTCAACGTCGAGTTCATCATGCTGCCAGTCGACGACTTTGGTTACCATGCGGAGCGAGTTTACGAAACGATTGTTTAGATCGCGCATTCCAACTTCGATGTTACCCACCCGTCGTGTTGAGCCGACGTCGATGGTGCCCTCCTCTTCATGGTCCTCTCCGTGGTCATCTTCGTCATGGTCGCCATGTCCATGGAAGTCCTCGGCGAATGGAACGCCATAGCGGCCATCCTCAATAGTTACCCCACTGCTCACAAACAGATGCTCGCCAAAGTAGCCGACACCAGCTCGACCGTTTGACAGACGGGTCGCCGAATTCTTGATCTTGCCGGCCGGCGTGTTGTAATCATCGGTTCTCCGTGTGCCACCGCCGGCCCACATCATGAGCGGTCCCTGGGCATGTTGCATGCTGCCATTGGTTCCCGCCTGCCGGTTGGCGCTTCCCCCATCAACACTGAGTTGCCCGCGCGTTCCCTCGGTCAGCGTATTACGGTAGCTTTCGTGCGGTGTGATGGTGTTGATGACACCACCTACTGCGTTGGACCCATAAAGTAGAGTTGCCGGTCCTCGCACAATTTCGATGCGTTCGAGCCCATTCGGGTCAACTGACGTACCGTGGTCCGCGGATTGACTGGCCAAGTCGCCGGTGCGGACTCCGTCTTCCATCACGAGTACCCGGTCACCATCAAAGCCGCGAATGATCGGGCGACTTGAACCCGGACCGAAGCTCCGCTTCCAGACCCCCGGCTCATTTTCGAGTGCCTCTCCAAGGGACCCCTGGGCATCAGTGACAAGATCGAACGCGTCAAGTGTACTGATGGCATTGAACGCTTCATAGGTTGTGGCGGAATCCGCTACCGTACCCGTGACGGTCACTTCCTCGTGCACGGGCGAAAGTGCCAGTTCAAACTCGACGGTCGTCGTTTCCCCTGCAAGGATTGTGATTGCTTGGCGACTGGCAGTGAGGTGCTCGCGTTGTGCCAAGATTTCATAAGTGCCAACGGGCACGTCCTCAACAACGAACATGCCCTCTGCGTTGGTCAACACCGTCTGGCCGGGTCCAATCACCAACACCAATGCTCCGGCGATGGCATCGCCGTTCTCGGTCAGCGTAACGCTGCCGCGGACAGTGCCAGTGCTCTGGGCCCATGCCGGCGTCCAGGCAAGACACACTAGGACCCCACTTACGAGTAGTGTGCTTCGGACGATTCGAAAACAATTCCACATGTGTTGCTTTCCCGAAACTCAAGTTACCTCTGTGCCGGACGGCGCTCACCTTTCAGTCGGCCAGGCAGTCAAATCACAGGAGAGGCCGACTTCTAAGCGAACAACTAAAACGACTAAAGGTGGTGGAAAAACTAGGCGGGTGGGCCGCGAGCAGGATCGTTCTGGCCGTAATGGGAAGTGATTGTATCGGTCGAGTGAACCAGTATGGGCGATTCAGTCCAGTCTGCTGGACTGAGCAGGGGAGTCGCGGTCAGGGAATTGACAGCCTGATGCCGCAGTTGGCAAATCGCACAATCTTGGTCTGACCCATGATCTGGGTGCAAGGGGCCAGCAATGGAGGCCACGGCGACCACCGCAACCACCAAAACGACAGTGAGGCTACGAAAAACACGGCCGTACGGAAGCATTGTCTCTCAGAAAAAGCCCTAAGTGGATCGAGGATATTAGGAAATCCGATTCTTTGTCAAGTAAACGAAGCTTCTCCTTGACAGCGTCGCGCCTCTCACCAGATCATCGCCGCATATATTAATTATTTGCGCACTGTTATCTTTTTAATCGTTATGAATGACCGTGAACTCGGCTTGGGTCGGCGGATTACCCGCCGTGATTTCGTGCAGGGTGTTGCGGTGCCGGTCGGAGGGTCCCTTGTGCTTCCTCGCTGGACCGAAGCGCTGGGCGAAGATATCAACGCCGACGCACCGTCCACAGAAAATTACCCACCTTTACGCACCGGGATGCGTGGAAGTCACGCTGGCTCGTTCGAAATCGGCCATCAGCTCCGTGATCAACGGGGCTGGGATTTCTCGGATGCCGTTGACACGGGAGAGCGCTACGACTTGGTCATTGTTGGTGGAGGCATCAGCGGGCTCGCTGCAGCGCATTTCTTTATCAAGTACGTTGGTCGCGACTCGCGAGTGCTAGTTCTCGACAACCATGATGATTTTGGCGGCCACGCGAAGCGAAACGAATTTCACCATAAGGGGCGAACCCTGGTGCTTAACGGTGGAACGCTGAACATTGAATCACCCGAGCGCTACAATCAGCCATCACAGCAGCTCCTCCAGGACATTGGTATTGACCTCGGTCGGTTCCTCTCGGACAACGCAGATTCACGACAGATGTACCGGCGGATGGGTCTTGGCTCCGCTTATTTTTTTGATCGTGAGACGTGGGGAGTAGACCGGCTTGTGAAGAATGACCGTGGTGGTTTCACGGAGGCGTTTGTTGCCAAGACGCCACTCTCTCCGGCCGCACAGCAAGATTTGCTGAGGTTGAATGGGTCAGATCAGCGCGACTATTTTTCTGGCCTGACCTCGGCCGAAAAGAAGGTACGACTAGCCAAGATGAGCTATGCCGACTTTCTGCAAGACCTTGCCAAGGTTGACCCGCAAGTGCTGTGGTTCTACCAAGGAACAGGTGCAGGTAGTTTCGTCACGGGGATTGACACACTACCCGCGCTATTTGCTTGGGAGATGGGTCAGCCTGGGTTTGGTGGCTTAGGTCTCGAACCAACACCAGACGGTATGCTGGCCGACCTTCCCGGTGGACACCACGGACGGCAGAGGCCGGGCGCTGGTTCCGTCCATTTCCCCGACGGTAACGCCACTGTTACCCGCCTGATGGTTCGATGGTTACTCCCAGATGCCGTGCCGGGTTCAACCCAGGAAGACGTCGCCACAGCTCACGTGGACTATGGCCTACTGGATCGTCTAGGGCAGACTGCACGAATTCGGCTCGATAGCACTGTCGTTCGTGCGAGACACACCGGGGCCAGTGGTAGCGATGCAGTGGAAGTGAGCTATGTGCGCGACGGTCGGACCCACCACGTCCGGGGTCGTCACGCGGTAATGGCCTGCTGGAACCGCATGATTCCGTATCTGGTTCCCGAACTGCCGGCCACCCAGAAGGAAGCCCTGCGGTTCGGTGTCAAGGCGCCACTCGTCTACACAAGTGTCGCGATACGCAACTGGAAGGCGTTTGCGAAGCTAAGCGTGAGCCGCGTCAGCGCGCCGACGATGTACCACGCTCGCGTGAGGCTTGACGAGGCAGTTAGCCTGGGCGACCTGCGACACGCGGAGAATCCCGAGGAACCGATCGTGCTGAGTCTTACGCGCTACCCGGTTACCCCTGGTCCACCCCGGAAGGTGCAGTATCGCTTAGGCCGCGAAGACCTTCTCTCGACCTCGTTTGAGACGTACGAACGGAAGATCCGCGACCAACTCGGGCGCGTGCTCGGTGACGGTGGGTTCGACCCCGCACGCGATATCATTGCTATTAGCGTCAACCGTTGGCCACACGGTTACTCCTATACTTACAACAGTCTGACCGATCCGCTGGAATGGGTGTTCACGGCGAGCGATGAGCGTCCGTGTGTCAAAGCTCGCCAGCCGTTTGGCTCAATTGCCATTGCCAACGCCGACGCTGCCGCGAGTCCGCATACGGACGCCGCGATTCTCGAAGCGCACCGTGCCATACAGGAGATCATCCACCGCCGAGCCATGCCGGCGCTCGGTTAGTTAACGAAAGGGTTGTCGAAGCTACCGAAACCGAGTGAGTGAAACGTCGATTGCACGCTCGCGGCGTTCACTTCGCTGCCACTGCACCAAGATCGGACTCTGGAACGGCCCCTCGGCGAGTGTGCCGAGACCGGGCTGATCCTCATCGGAAACCAGTAGACAGACCGAGCGTTTCATGCGCAGAAAGCGCCGCGCAGGAGCACCGATAAAACGGGCGAGGATTTTTTCTACCACCGATTCGTTCAGCCCAAGGGCGTCAACGAGTTCGTTGAACACGCGAACCATGTCGTACTTGGCATAGCCGATCGTTTTGTTTGGGATGGCGCGTGGATCAGCTAGGAGGTGGCGACTTTTTTCAGCCATGAATCGCAGGGGATTTCGAAGCACTTCCGCTAGGTCGTGTTGCATTAGCAAGGTTTCGTATTCGTTGACGGTGAGGCCAGCTTGGTGCTCACCTGGTGCCAAGGTGATGTGGATGCGGCCTTTGTCTACACCGTGCTGGTTGATAAGTTCTCGACAGCGGTCATACAAGCCGAGGCGCGGGTCCTTCAGGTTCACCGAATCTACTGGATGCCCGGAGATTGGTACTGTCACGCGCACGGTCGCAACTGGTTCTTCTGAGTTATAGCCAAGAATGCTGGTTACACGCTGCCTAGGTTGCCCATTGCTGATGCCATCAAGATCAATGAAATAGACGGGCTCGCCACGCCGCCGGCGATACGTGACACAACTACGAAGGCCAGCGCTGATAAACGCTAGGTGTGAGTCGGCGTTGCGCGGCTCGACCCGCCGCTGCGCTTCAGACAACTCCTCACGGAGGTGGAGTTCGTCATGTTGATAGCCGCCTCCTTCAGGGAACAAGGCTTGGAAGAAATTGAGATATGGCGCAACTCCGTCGCGTTTTCTGTTTAAACGCATTGCCAGGCCTTGGTCAAGGTAGCCCGCCGTCGTGTGGAACGAATAGTAGAGTGCGCGTGGGAAATGTTCGAGGAGGTCGCCGTGAGCCGAAGCTGCGCGCGCACGGACATCCACGACGTCGGTGCGAGTGCGAGGGCTGACTGACAGAGTAACTTGGGCCGGCGTGCTCATTACCGTAATATGGCCTAGTCCAGAGCTAAGTCTAACCGGCTTTGTGCGAAACGTCACCCTATGAGTTTTCTCTAGTCAAGCGTAATCAGTCATTTACCACTGTGCTAGATTGTGCTGGTTGGTTTAACGCGAGGGTTACGAGATGTTAGCCGGTGCCGCTCTGTCATGAAGTGCAACATGGTCCGATATGCTTTACTTTTGATCTGTTGTTTACCTATTAGTTGCGGTGAATCACTTGACACTGTCGGTGACGCTGAGCTTGGTTCGACGACAGTACAATCTGGGGTGAAGACGCCCGAGGGTGGTGCAGACTTAGTCATTGATTCGGCCACGATTGAGAATTCTGTCTTAAGCGTTGTTGGCGGCGGCACCTTGCCCAACGGTGCTTTGATCTCCTATGAGGTGAAGCACGATGGGTTCGATAACGGTGATTACGATGGCTACGAGACCGGACAAAACGAATTTGATCATGGGGCTTTCACATTTGAGATGTCGGTCAACGATTGGCCAACGGGTCACGCACTGATTCGGTTAAGCTTTGAGATGCGACCGAGTGGTGCTTCACAACCTTCGGCTGTCCTGGAAGCCTACGGCGAGAACGGTGAGAAACTCGTTGGTCCCAAAGTTGAGGAATTCGGAGGCCGGAAAACGATCACGGTCTCAGGTGAAGCAGAGATTTCCTGACCAGCCACCCCGTTTTGCCTGCCTTCTGGTGGTCTGGTCTTCAATTCAAGGGTCCTCAGTGGAGTGAGGAGCATGCCCGACGCTATTCTCGCGCTTGATCAAGGCACGACCGGAAGTACAGCACTCGTCTTTTTTCACGACGGCTTCATCGTGAGTCGTGCCTACTCTGAGTTCACACAGTCCTATCCTGAGCCGGGTTGGGTCGAACACGACCCTGAAGAGATATGGCGTGTTAGTCG
This genomic window contains:
- a CDS encoding amidohydrolase, with translation MRTRSTLVGVYLSMTVVLSLGCGPGLEPADLVLHNGKIVTVDDANPEAQALAVRGNEIVAVGTNDEVDAYRSEMTTVIDLDGRLAIPGFIEGHGHFLGVGNAQMQLRLMDTQNWEEVVSMVAAAVEQVEPGQLIRGRGWHQEKWDPLPEPNIEGFPFHDRLSEVSPDNPVLLTHASGHATFANARAMEMSGITRNTPNPDGGEILRDSRNNPIGVFRETASRLLSAASADATPPDPRRQVELAVAEALSKGVTSFQDAGSSFETVDLLKSMVDDGSLGIRLWVMLRESNEALAARGADYRMVGYGDNHLTVRAIKRSIDGALGSRGAWLLEPYSDSPESTGLNTTTPESISNTAAWAIANDFQLCVHAIGDRANRETLDIFQRVFEANPDKSDLRWRDEHTQHLHPDDIPRFAELGVIASMQGVHCTSDAPYVVARLGEQRAEQGAYVWKTLLETGAVVSNGTDAPVEDVSPLASYYATVSRKLADGSVFYPDQRLSRLEALQTYTINAAFAAFEEDIKGSLSVGKLADITVLSKDVMTISEDEIPSTEVLYTIVGGKVMYSQSN
- the gltX gene encoding glutamate--tRNA ligase codes for the protein MSVTPRLRFAPSPTGFLHIGGARTALFNWLYARRHGGVFILRIEDTDSRRSSEDLVAGILGGLRWLGIDWDEGPGVNGPHGPYFQSARLENYRVAVDHLVASGHAYRCFCQPEELQARRAVAQAEHAGWMYDRTCLHRSDKALAQLKSTGVPHAIRFKVPKGRTRFDDVVRGSIEVNNATIDDFVLLRSDGHPTYHLSVVVDDVDMAITHVVRGDDHTSNTPKHVLLFRALNAKLPQFAHVPLIFGADKKRLSKRHGATSVAEFQQLGYLPDALVNFLALLGWSPGEDQEMLTRDALVQAFTLEGVSGGNAVFDQKKLDWFNSRHIELLPADEIIDKIQPLLEESRLWREEYASVGDSRTRLASIINLLKSRATVLPDFVEYGRPFLVDEVTYEPEAVKKRLSVVGLADHVAALREAYAALEEDRFDSSSLERVLRGIADSRSIKAGVLIHATRVAMTGTTVSPSLFEMVELMGRAKTIGRLKALEQFLAEQPPLDSLS
- a CDS encoding DNA-3-methyladenine glycosylase is translated as MTEPLITPNDYRRACRYLTARDPVIAAIIRRQGPCGMGRFKRTDPYLALVEAIVWQQLSVKAAKTIYTRLLAKFPADGGLTAAALGKTRRARLRHAGLSWAKVDYLKDLSEKVNRGTLDLAALETESDDQVISVLTSVKGIGRWSADMFLMFRLGRPDVFPVGDLGIVKAMQKAYRMRKPPTPQRMFKIAEPWRPYRSVASWYLWESVENAPLDG
- a CDS encoding TonB-dependent receptor — encoded protein: MWNCFRIVRSTLLVSGVLVCLAWTPAWAQSTGTVRGSVTLTENGDAIAGALVLVIGPGQTVLTNAEGMFVVEDVPVGTYEILAQREHLTASRQAITILAGETTTVEFELALSPVHEEVTVTGTVADSATTYEAFNAISTLDAFDLVTDAQGSLGEALENEPGVWKRSFGPGSSRPIIRGFDGDRVLVMEDGVRTGDLASQSADHGTSVDPNGLERIEIVRGPATLLYGSNAVGGVINTITPHESYRNTLTEGTRGQLSVDGGSANRQAGTNGSMQHAQGPLMMWAGGGTRRTDDYNTPAGKIKNSATRLSNGRAGVGYFGEHLFVSSGVTIEDGRYGVPFAEDFHGHGDHDEDDHGEDHEEEGTIDVGSTRRVGNIEVGMRDLNNRFVNSLRMVTKVVDWQHDELDVDHKGVETIGTTFNNRSYIARIEMDQRQTNRVAGKFGVWAQFRDYVAKGEEALAPATDQVSLAAFAYEELSFGRYRFQLGGRIERNAYSVAARQASHDDHDDDHLEAPAVRNRDFTTASGSVGFQTDLGETGAFVVNLTRSYRAPALEELYNFGPHVGNLTFEVGNPNLDTESTLGLDVSLRHQATRLRGDFNFYIYDIDNFVFPSQTNQIKNKLRVANFLQGDARFVGFDAKASARLGTSVWANLGIGLVNAELTTTQQALPRIPPLRAQLSFNFPYRGLTVTPGWIVSAKQNKVDRHETPTNGYSLLNIKASYVWPMQHMAHILAVSGYNLTNESYRLHTSFIKDLAPEIGRGVKVSYSLRFF
- a CDS encoding NAD(P)/FAD-dependent oxidoreductase codes for the protein MNDRELGLGRRITRRDFVQGVAVPVGGSLVLPRWTEALGEDINADAPSTENYPPLRTGMRGSHAGSFEIGHQLRDQRGWDFSDAVDTGERYDLVIVGGGISGLAAAHFFIKYVGRDSRVLVLDNHDDFGGHAKRNEFHHKGRTLVLNGGTLNIESPERYNQPSQQLLQDIGIDLGRFLSDNADSRQMYRRMGLGSAYFFDRETWGVDRLVKNDRGGFTEAFVAKTPLSPAAQQDLLRLNGSDQRDYFSGLTSAEKKVRLAKMSYADFLQDLAKVDPQVLWFYQGTGAGSFVTGIDTLPALFAWEMGQPGFGGLGLEPTPDGMLADLPGGHHGRQRPGAGSVHFPDGNATVTRLMVRWLLPDAVPGSTQEDVATAHVDYGLLDRLGQTARIRLDSTVVRARHTGASGSDAVEVSYVRDGRTHHVRGRHAVMACWNRMIPYLVPELPATQKEALRFGVKAPLVYTSVAIRNWKAFAKLSVSRVSAPTMYHARVRLDEAVSLGDLRHAENPEEPIVLSLTRYPVTPGPPRKVQYRLGREDLLSTSFETYERKIRDQLGRVLGDGGFDPARDIIAISVNRWPHGYSYTYNSLTDPLEWVFTASDERPCVKARQPFGSIAIANADAAASPHTDAAILEAHRAIQEIIHRRAMPALG